A window of Rhododendron vialii isolate Sample 1 chromosome 11a, ASM3025357v1 contains these coding sequences:
- the LOC131306306 gene encoding L-ascorbate oxidase homolog, translated as MGLNSGEPATTWYLCFAIVYILAAGSVGAEDPYRFFTWNVSYGDIYPLGVRQQGILINGQFPGPDIYSATNDNLIINVYNSLPEPFLISWNGIQQRKNSYQDGVYGTTCPIPPGKNFTYTLQMKDQIGSFFYFPSLAFHKAAGGFGGIRILSRPLIPVPFPEPAADYTVLIGDWYKKDHKMLKAILDLGKRLPFPDGILINGRRPNGASFTVEPGKTYRLRISNVGLQNTLNFRIQGHDMKLVEVEGTHTLQTTLSSLDVHVGQSYSVLVTANQSPQDYYIAVSTRFTNKVLNATAILHYSNSAKPVSGLPPSAPTTVEWSLNQARAIRTNLTASGPRPNPQGSYHYGLINITRTIKLANSAAQVNGKQRYAINRVSFVPADTPLKLADYFKIEGVFRVGSISDNPNDAKVYLDTSVMGADYRAFIEVVFENRESIIQSWHLDGYSFFVVGMDGGRWTPASRKQYNLRDAVFRCTTQVYPNSWTAVYISLDNVGMWNLRTEFWARQYLGQQFYLRVYTSYQSFRDEYPIPKNALLCGRAEGRTA; from the exons ATGGGGCTAAATTCAGGGGAACCCGCAACTACATGGTACCTTTGTTTTGCCATTGTTTACATTTTAGCGGCGGGCAGTGTAGGCGCTGAGGATCCTTATAGATTTTTCACTTGGAATGTTAGCTATGGAGATATCTATCCCCTTGGTGTTCGTCAACAG GGAATTCTTATAAATGGACAATTTCCTGGTCCTGATATATACTCTGCTACGAATGACAACCTCATTATTAACGTGTACAATAGCTTACCGGAACCTTTTCTCATCTCTTG GAATGGAATACAACAGAGGAAGAACTCATACCAAGATGGAGTTTATGGAACTACATGCCCCATTCCTCCAGGGAAGAACTTCACTTACACATTGCAAATGAAAGATCAGATTGGCAGCTTCTTCTATTTCCCATCTCTTGCTTTCCACAAGGCTGCAGGTGGATTTGGAGGCATTAGGATTCTCAGCAGGCCACTCATTCCTGTCCCATTTCCAGAACCAGCAGCTGATTACACTGTACTCATCGGAGATTGGTACAAAAAAGATCACAAG ATGTTGAAGGCCATTTTGGACCTTGGCAAAAGGCTTCCTTTCCCTGATGGCATCCTGATCAACGGCCGCAGACCCAATGGTGCATCTTTTACAGTTGAACCAG GAAAAACTTACAGGCTTAGAATATCCAATGTGGGACTCCAAAATACTCTCAATTTTCGTATTCAAGGGCATGATATGAAGTTGGTTGAGGTTGAAGGGACTCATACTCTGCAAACCACCTTGTCCTCCCTCGATGTCCATGTAGGCCAATCCTACTCTGTGTTAGTTACAGCAAACCAATCGCCTCAGGACTACTATATTGCAGTTTCCACTCGTTTCACCAACAAAGTCCTCAACGCCACCGCCATACTTCACTATAGCAACTCTGCCAAGCCGGTGTCTGGTCTACCACCCAGCGCACCCACCACAGTCGAGTGGTCCCTAAACCAGGCTCGTGCCATCAG GACAAACCTTACAGCAAGCGGACCAAGACCTAACCCACAGGGCTCTTACCACTATGGTCTTATAAACATCACCAGAACTATCAAACTGGCTAATTCAGCAGCTCAAGTCAATGGCAAGCAGAGATATGCAATTAACAGAGTCTCCTTCGTCCCTGCTGACACACCCCTCAAGCTTGCAGACTATTTCAAGATCGAAGGAGTTTTCCGCGTTGGTAGCATATCTGACAACCCCAATGATGCAAAAGTGTACCTCGACACATCAGTTATGGGCGCTGACTACAGAGCTTTTATCGAAGTTGTGTTTGAGAACCGTGAGAGCATTATACAAAGCTGGCACCTTGATGGGTATTCTTTCTTCGTGGTTGG AATGGATGGGGGCCGATGGACTCCTGCTAGTAGGAAGCAGTACAATCTAAGAGATGCAGTTTTCCGTTGTACCACACAG GTGTATCCAAATTCATGGACTGCTGTGTACATATCACTTGACAATGTTGGAATGTGGAATCTAAGAACAGAGTTTTGGGCACGCCAGTATCTCGGACAACAGTTTTATCTGCGCGTTTATACCTCATATCAGTCTTTCAGGGATGAATACCCCATTCCAAAAAACGCCCTTCTTTGCGGTAGAGCAGAGGGCAGGACCGCATGA
- the LOC131306308 gene encoding uncharacterized protein LOC131306308 produces the protein MPKKLGVNSKAEEARARKNATESDRKERECREKEDQYWREAEGAKSRAAKKREEEAEKRAEAATRKAEARRIAELEEKELEKAGKKPDKKATRVSIPVPKVTEAELRRRREEEQAQLTKRAEEAKRRQSRTQGEEEYEKIVLVANTNRDDSIIEARSVEDAIAKMVVADTLPVDRHPERRLKASFKVFEEAELPRLKEEKPGLTHTQYKDMIWKLWKKSPDNPLNQVQISE, from the exons atGCCGAAGAAACTGGGCGTGAACAGCAAAGCCGAGGAGGCTAGGGCTCGGAAGAACGCCACCGAATCCGATCGCAAAGAGCGCGAGTGCCGGGAGAAAGAGGACCAGTACTGGCGCGAAGCCGAGGGCGCAAAGTCGCGCGCCGCCAAGAAGCGTGAGGAGGAGGCAGAGAAGCGCGCCGAGGCCGCCACTCGCAAAGCCGAGGCGCGCCGGATCGCCGAGCTTGAGGAGAAGGAGCTCGAGAAAGCTGGGAAGAAGCCCGATAAGAAGGCCACCCGCGTGTCCATCCCAGTCCCCAAGGTCACCGAGGCGGAGCTCAGGCGGCGCCGCGAGGAGGAGCAGGCGCAGCTTACCAAGAGAGCGGAGGAAGCAAAGCGGCGCCAGAGCCGGACTCAGGGAGAGGAGGAGTATGAGAAGATTGTACTTGTTGCTAATACCAATCGTGATGATTCGATTATCGAGGCGAGATCGGTTGAGGATGCGATTGCGAAGATGGTGGTTGCGGATACCTTGCCTGTGGATAGGCATCCCGAAAGGAGACTCAAGGCATCGTTCAAG GTTTTCGAAGAAGCTGAGCTTCCCAGGCTGAAGGAAGAAAAACCAGGTCTTACTCACACCCAGTACAAGGACATGATATGGAAGCTTTGGAAAAAGTCTCCAGACAATCCTTTGAACCAG GTGCAGATTTCAGAGTGA